The Zalophus californianus isolate mZalCal1 chromosome 7, mZalCal1.pri.v2, whole genome shotgun sequence genome includes a region encoding these proteins:
- the LOC113927972 gene encoding DLA class II histocompatibility antigen, DR-1 beta chain-like, translating into MLCLCFLGGSWMTALTLILMVLSPPLAWARDTPPHFLLLFKAECHYSNGTERVRFLVRYIYNGEEYVRFDSDVGEYRPVTELGRPSAEYWNRQKDVVEQKRAEVDTVCRHNYGVGESFTVQRRVEPTVTVYPTKTQPLQHHNLLVCSVNGFYPGHIEVRWFRNGQEEEAGVVSTGLIRNGDWTFQTLVMLEIVPQSGEVYTCQVEHPSLMSPVTVEWRAQSESAQSKMLSGIGGFVLGLLFLVVGLVIYFRNQKGHSGLQPTGLLS; encoded by the exons ATGCTGTGTCTGTGTTTCCTTGGAGGCTCCTGGATGACAGCTTTGACATTGATACTGATGGTGCTGAGCCCTCCCTTGGCTTGGGCTAGGGACACCCCAC CTCATTTCTTGCTCCTGTTTAAGGCCGAGTGTCATTATTCCAACGGGACGGAGCGGGTGCGGTTCCTGGTCAGATACATCTATAACGGGGAGGAGTACGTGCGCTTCGACAGCGACGTGGGGGAGTACCGGCCGGTGACGGAGCTGGGGCGGCCGAGCGCTGAGTACTGGAACCGCCAGAAGGACGTCGTGGAGCAGAAGCGGGCCGAGGTGGACACGGTGTGCAGACACAACTACGGGGTGGGTGAGAGCTTCACGGTGCAGCGGCGAG TTGAGCCTACAGTGACTGTGTATCCTACGAAGACCCAGCCCCTGCAGCACCACAACCTCCTGGTCTGCTCTGTGAACGGTTTCTATCCAGGCCACATTGAAGTCAGGTGGTTTCGGAATGGCCAGGAAGAGGAGGCTGGGGTCGTGTCCACAGGCCTGATCCGGAATGGAGACTGGACCTTCCAGACTCTAGTGATGCTGGAGATAGTTCCTCAGAGTGGAGAGGTCTACACCTGCCAAGTGGAGCACCCAAGCTTGATGAGTCCTGTCACCGTGGAATGGA GGGCACAGTCTGAGTCTGCGCAGAGCAAGATGCTGAGTGGAATTGGAGGCTTTGTTCTGGGTCTGCTCTTCCTCGTGGTGGGGCTGGTCATCTACTTCAGGAATCAGAAGG gACACTCTGGACTTCAGCCAACAG gaCTCCTGAGCTGA